The DNA segment TCATTGATTTCATAATAAGATTCTAAATTAAAATGTGCTCAATTTTGATGAATCAATAAAAATGACTGTATTTTGTCTAAAGATTATTTATAAACAATCCGATATATAGAAAATTCTGCAAAGTTTCAATTATATCAATTACATTAAAGCCATTTTCTATTAAAGAGATTTAATAAGATTTTCGGGTTTAATGTCACTATAAACCTAATTTTCTGATCGTATCGATCTTGCGCAATCTCCCAACCATTTGATGATACAACGGGAAAGTAAAGTTCAAAATAATCTTGAACAAGATTGAGTCGAATGCCGCTATCAAAAACAAAGCGTTCATTATAACCTTTGTTTTTCAGCAATCCAACATCGCCATAAACTTCAATCCAATTCCAAACATTAACACCAAGATTTAATGTAGTCATCCATTGGTTGGCAAATTGATTTTCGAATTTAGATTTAAAACCGCCTTCTGCCATAATTAACTGTTGACTAAAAAGTCCTGTTGTCTCAGATCTTCCGTAATAATTATAGTCAAAAAGATAGTCCGTTGGTCGGTCCAAAGCAAAGTTAAAAAAGTCAGATTTTGTATTATTAAAAGCGAAAACGCCGGCATAAAAGCGCAAGTCTATTTGAGTATTATTTTCGAAAAGTTTTCGATAATTCGCCTGAACAATCGCTTTTCCAAATTTGTCTGCGTATTGCAATTCTGATACAAAGCCAAATGATTTGGTAGCTTCTGAATCGGAGAAATAGTATTTGGCGTTGGATACAGAGTAATTCTTTGCTTGAGGATCATCTGCTACAAAAGCTGATTGTTCTCTGCTCACAATTACCTGCCGTACCATTACAGCTTGTTGCTCATTATCTCGAAAATCGGAGGTTCGAATTCGCATCATTACAAGCGGATTCAATCGTAAATAACTCGCATCAGGCGCGTAATGAAAGTAATTCCCGCTAAGAGAATAGCGCATATTATAGAGTTTTGATTCTCTGTAATTTTGATTTACAGCTAGGAGAAAGCTTCCGCTAATTGTTCCCTGCTTGGTAGATAGCGCAGGATTAATATCGTAGATAAACGGTTTGTCAAGAATAGTTTTATTATGAAATCTCAAACCTGGAATTAGTCCGTCATAAAGGTTATAAGTAATCGTTGGAACATATAGAATCTGATTGTAATATGGGTCCTCTAAATCCTTCATCAAAGTAAATTTGATTGGACGATTGGTAATGTTATAATCCTTTAACGATTTCCAGTTGTTGCGCAAATTCATTTCTGGCACCACATTTTCGTAGTTTATCACGAGTTTATCAGCATCCATTCTTGGCAATTTGTAAGCGCTCATTGTTGAAGTCTCATCAAGCCATTTTTTAAAAACTACTTGATTGTCTTTTAATCCGTAAATTGGAATCGGCACATTTGTTCCAGTCTTGTTTTTTAAATCAAAATAGACAAAATCTTTATCTTTGGTTAGATTTCCAAATTTATAATCGATTACCCTTCTAGAGTGTATAATGTCGTCAAAAAACCATTCGATATTTGTATCAGTGTTTTTTCGCAAGAGGTCTTCAAATGGCGCTTTGACTGTAGTTTGAACTTTATTTTCTTCGAAGAAATTTTTTACACTAGTATTCAAAATATTGTTGCCCAGATAGTCGTCGAGATATTCAAAACTCAAACCTGCACGATACTTTCCAGCAATCTGCTCATTGAATTTTATCAAGGTGTTTTTTGGATCACCAATCGGCTGATCAAGATTTTTACGAGCCATCAACATATAGAAGTATGAAAACTGCTCGTTAAACTTAATGTGCGCCAAGTGAAAACTATTTAATAATCGGAAATTCGCAACTTTACCCAACATTTTTGCATCTGGATAGTAATATTGCAAGTATTCCATCATATAGTACGTAGTAATTCCGTCGTAAATCCAATTATCCTTGCGTTTATTTAGCGGAAGCGAATTTTTCAAATACGCATTGAGGTAGGTTTTTAGAATATTAATCTCATAATCAAAATCTTCGCTAAAAGGCTTTAAGAAAGAGGGTAATTGATTAAAACCGTAAAACGGATTTCGCTCATAATCTACCTGCGAAATTGTTATCACGGGATAAGGGTAAGCACCAATTTTCTCTTTTGCAAATTCAACAATTCTATCAACAATAATCGCCTTTCTGATATCGTCGACATTTTTTGACTTAATGTTGTTAAGGACTTCAATATCCTTATTTTTAAAACTCAAAAAATCACTCTTGTTTTCAATATATAAACTAAAATCGTAGCGATTGCTTCCAACGAACTTGTGAACTGCAAAATCTTTGTTGTTTTCAATATTTAAATCGCTGGTAATAGATTTGTTAACTTCGGTATAAACCGTCAATTCCACATCTGCCAAAGCATTTGCTGCATCGTCAATATTAAGATTACTATAAAGTAAAAAATCACCATTTTCACGCAAAGCGGGCCATAAAAAAGCATTTCGAATGGCATAACTTTCTTGCTCATCGTATCCATATTTTGTAAATCGTGCATTTGGCAACCTTATGGAATAGGAAATTTGAATTAATACTTCATCATCAGGTTTCAAAGGTTTTTCTAGAGAAATAGAAATCAGATCAATCTGATTGTCCACTCGATTCCATACAAGAGTTTCGTCCTGACTTTCGATAGAGGTAATCTTTGTAAAACCTCGATCTTCCTTTTTCGCAGTATGAAAAGTTTTGACAAATTCGTCCGAAAATCGTCCGGCAAGGGGCGTGTTTTTGGATGAATAAGCATTATTCCAATCATTTAGGATGATATTTTGCAAAGTATCTTGACTTTGATTTTTGTACAAAATAGTCTGACTAATTTCAAATGTTTTTGTCTGGTCATTCAAATTTGCCTCAATTCTAATATGATGTTGCGCAGTTGCATCTACCGCAAATAAAAGCAGCAATCCAACATAACATGGGCGAAAATTAAAATTCAAAGAGTATTTGTTGTTACGTGAATAAGATTAAAAATTGCGATGAAGTCCTGTTTTTAGAAAAATAACTGCAGCTGTCTGCAGTTATTTTGCAATGTTTAAAAGTTTGGACTAAGAGTGTATTTTTTATAAAACTTATCCAAGACATCAACGACTTCTTCTGCACTATCTACGATTTTTATTAATTTTAGATCTTCTGGACTCACATTCATGTATTTGGTATTCAAAACTTGATCAATCCAATCCATTAATCCACTCCAATAATCAGATCCTACCAAAATTATTGGAAATTTCGCCACTTTTTTAGTCTGAATTAAAGTAATCGCTTCAAACATTTCGTCTAATGTTCCAAAACCTCCTGGCATAATAACAAATCCTTGCGAATACTTGACAAACATTACTTTGCGGACAAAGAAATAATCGAAATTCAAATTTTTATCCTTGTCAATATAAGGGTTAAAATGCTGCTCAAAAGGCAACTCAATATTTAGTCCTACAGAGGTTCCACCTCCACGATTTGCACCTTTGTTTCCTGCTTCCATAATTCCAGGTCCGCCACCAGTAATCACGCCATAACCTGCTGTACTAATGTCAAAAGCAATCTGTTCGGCCAAAATATAATATGGATCTTCGGGCTTTGTTCGGGCCGATCCAAAGATACTTACGCACGGTCCAATTCGACCCATCGCTTCATAACCGTTGACAAATTCGGCCATAATTTTAAAAATGGCCCATGAGTCATTGGTACGAATTTCGTTCCAAGTTTTTTGCTTCAATCGGTCAATAATTACCTTTTCTTCATCATTATCAAAATCTTCTAATCTCATCGTCTTTTAATATTATTTTGTTTTATTTAGGAACTAAATCCTGCTTTTTTATGTAAATCTTTGGCACAATGCTTTTTTCTAAGCTACAAAAGCATCCCCGTACCGAATAGGAGTTTGGTCACTCTTTTATGTCAAGAAAAAATAGTTTACTTGCCTGCGCGATTTGCTGCTTTTGTTCACTTCGATCGGGATCACTCCAATCAGGGCTAGCAGTTTAGGATTAATAAGTAATTCTCTATCCAAAATTTTATTTAATTATATTCTGTTGATTGCTAGAAGAACTATTTTTTCCAAATGAAATGCTCGGCATTTTCAAAACAAAAATAAGATGCTAAATTCTTATTCTAAAGCAATATTCTCACTATTAACAATACTTTCTATCGTTATCAAATATAAGTAAAGTTTAGTTGCTGTGGCAATTCATTTCGTTTTTACATATTAGATTTTAAAATTTTGTTCCAGCAGTAAAAATTTATCTTATATCAGCTTTCATTTGGCAAATTATTCAAAAATCTCAATCAAAATTTATTATATTGTAACCAACTTCACGCACACTTACAATTAGAATAATTCTATGAGCATCTCCGACTTTCTAAACACTTTAGTAGTATTCACAGAAGAAGAATTGAATGATATTCTTACTCACTTCGCAATAGAATACGCTTGTAAAAATCAAATTCTTGTACGCAACGGAGAAATCTGCAAGTCATTATATTATGTGGAGCAAGGAATGGGCAGAAGTTATTACCTTAATGAAAACGGCAAAGAAATTACACAATGGTTTTTTGGAGTTGGGAAATTTATGTCTAGTGTTGACAGTTTTTTTCAGCAAAGCCCAAGTTTATATTATCTAGAAGTTCTCGAAGATTCAACCTTATATAGTATTTCAAAACAAGATATTGACTTGCTTTTTGCCAAATATCCAAAAATGGAAAAGTTAGGTCGAATCGTTTCTATCGAAATGCTCACAAAAATTATCAATAAACTAAATGCTATTCAGTTTCAAACCGCACGTGAACGGTACGACTATATGCTCACAGAATTTCCAGATATTGTCTATCAGGTTCCGCTTGGACATATTGCATCGTATTTAGGAATGACTCAAGAAACCTTGAGCCGAATACGTAGGGGAGATACTTCTAAATAATTTGCACAAGCTACACTCACGGTAAAATCTGATTTTATTGCAGGTCTTTTGCTATCAGGCTCGTACAAAAGAATTTATCGGAACAGCTCCGATAGCTAGCCCAATTTTTATAAATTTGAGAACACCAATTAAATTCGTAATTTGACATAGGTCAAATGATTGAAGCGATTGGGCTTATATCTTTGTATCTATAAAACTACTTACAATGAACATCAATAAACTTGCATTAAAAATTCTGCTTATGCTCGTCGCCATATCAGCGCCGTCAGACAGTAATGCGCAGCAGTTGGATCCTGTATTGCAGGATTTAATTCAAAAAGGACTGAACAAAAATCTAAATATAACTAGCAACCGAATTGATGCTGAGCAGGCAAAAGTTGATCAGCAGTTGGCAAAATCAGTTTTCTTACCAAAGATTAGCCTTAACGGAAGTTATACAAGACTTAATGATGACATTACTTTTGATCAGAATACACAAACTTTGCTGGCTGCAACTCAAAAGTTAGTCATCAAAGAGGCAATTGGACTGCCGTTTAACTCGCCATTTCCAGGAAATATTCCGTTACAAGATATTCCAAACCTCCAAAATAAGAACATTCTGAAGTCATCGGTAGATTTGGATTGGGTTTTGTTTAGTGGACTTGAGGCAAGCAACGCTCTCAAAGCAAGTAAGCATAAAGAAAGTTCATTAAATTATCTTGGTCTAGCCGAAAAAGATAAAGTGGCGTTACAGATTATAGAAACTTATGATAAATTGGCTTTGGTAAAAGCGTCGCAGAAAGTTCTAACCACCTCAGAAAACTACCTAGACGAACAAGTATTCTACGTTAAAAAAGCGATTGAAAATGGACTTACAACTCCATTAAATCGTAAAAAGATTGAACTGGCTCAGCAACAGTTGGCCGCAAAGCAGTTGGATTTTGAACATAATAGCATTTTACTAGTCGAATTGCTTCATCAACTTACGGGTGAATCAAAAGAAACCTTAAAATTACTTAATCCTCAGCTAAGATCAATTTCGATTATAGAAACTGCAAATTCTGAAAAGCGTAACGAAATTAAAGCTTTGGAAGAAGCTGAGCGAGCTACAGAATATCAAATCAAAATGGAGAAAAGTAGTTTTATTCCAAAAGTGGCCGTAAAAGGGCATTACGAATTTATAGAAGATGATTTATCCTTGCTAGACCCAAAATGGTTT comes from the Flavobacterium ardleyense genome and includes:
- a CDS encoding gluzincin family metallopeptidase — its product is MNFNFRPCYVGLLLLFAVDATAQHHIRIEANLNDQTKTFEISQTILYKNQSQDTLQNIILNDWNNAYSSKNTPLAGRFSDEFVKTFHTAKKEDRGFTKITSIESQDETLVWNRVDNQIDLISISLEKPLKPDDEVLIQISYSIRLPNARFTKYGYDEQESYAIRNAFLWPALRENGDFLLYSNLNIDDAANALADVELTVYTEVNKSITSDLNIENNKDFAVHKFVGSNRYDFSLYIENKSDFLSFKNKDIEVLNNIKSKNVDDIRKAIIVDRIVEFAKEKIGAYPYPVITISQVDYERNPFYGFNQLPSFLKPFSEDFDYEINILKTYLNAYLKNSLPLNKRKDNWIYDGITTYYMMEYLQYYYPDAKMLGKVANFRLLNSFHLAHIKFNEQFSYFYMLMARKNLDQPIGDPKNTLIKFNEQIAGKYRAGLSFEYLDDYLGNNILNTSVKNFFEENKVQTTVKAPFEDLLRKNTDTNIEWFFDDIIHSRRVIDYKFGNLTKDKDFVYFDLKNKTGTNVPIPIYGLKDNQVVFKKWLDETSTMSAYKLPRMDADKLVINYENVVPEMNLRNNWKSLKDYNITNRPIKFTLMKDLEDPYYNQILYVPTITYNLYDGLIPGLRFHNKTILDKPFIYDINPALSTKQGTISGSFLLAVNQNYRESKLYNMRYSLSGNYFHYAPDASYLRLNPLVMMRIRTSDFRDNEQQAVMVRQVIVSREQSAFVADDPQAKNYSVSNAKYYFSDSEATKSFGFVSELQYADKFGKAIVQANYRKLFENNTQIDLRFYAGVFAFNNTKSDFFNFALDRPTDYLFDYNYYGRSETTGLFSQQLIMAEGGFKSKFENQFANQWMTTLNLGVNVWNWIEVYGDVGLLKNKGYNERFVFDSGIRLNLVQDYFELYFPVVSSNGWEIAQDRYDQKIRFIVTLNPKILLNLFNRKWL
- a CDS encoding LOG family protein; the protein is MRLEDFDNDEEKVIIDRLKQKTWNEIRTNDSWAIFKIMAEFVNGYEAMGRIGPCVSIFGSARTKPEDPYYILAEQIAFDISTAGYGVITGGGPGIMEAGNKGANRGGGTSVGLNIELPFEQHFNPYIDKDKNLNFDYFFVRKVMFVKYSQGFVIMPGGFGTLDEMFEAITLIQTKKVAKFPIILVGSDYWSGLMDWIDQVLNTKYMNVSPEDLKLIKIVDSAEEVVDVLDKFYKKYTLSPNF
- a CDS encoding Crp/Fnr family transcriptional regulator — protein: MSISDFLNTLVVFTEEELNDILTHFAIEYACKNQILVRNGEICKSLYYVEQGMGRSYYLNENGKEITQWFFGVGKFMSSVDSFFQQSPSLYYLEVLEDSTLYSISKQDIDLLFAKYPKMEKLGRIVSIEMLTKIINKLNAIQFQTARERYDYMLTEFPDIVYQVPLGHIASYLGMTQETLSRIRRGDTSK
- a CDS encoding TolC family protein; this translates as MNINKLALKILLMLVAISAPSDSNAQQLDPVLQDLIQKGLNKNLNITSNRIDAEQAKVDQQLAKSVFLPKISLNGSYTRLNDDITFDQNTQTLLAATQKLVIKEAIGLPFNSPFPGNIPLQDIPNLQNKNILKSSVDLDWVLFSGLEASNALKASKHKESSLNYLGLAEKDKVALQIIETYDKLALVKASQKVLTTSENYLDEQVFYVKKAIENGLTTPLNRKKIELAQQQLAAKQLDFEHNSILLVELLHQLTGESKETLKLLNPQLRSISIIETANSEKRNEIKALEEAERATEYQIKMEKSSFIPKVAVKGHYEFIEDDLSLLDPKWFIGAGIKWNLYDGGQSRLKSKKAQLENEKYREKIQDAEEMIALSIIKAELSLESSKQNTKIVEKEIELASDTYEMVNKQYKNNLASINDVLEALTDVEKANFKLQESYFNERRAATDLLHAKGILAY